tctgatttcatgtcagatattgagaaaacatGCATttctgtctttttatatagtgtatgtaaacttctggttttaaCTGTATATAGACACATACATAGTATTAGCACATTGGCCACTAGAGCTAACAGAATAAGATAGCTCTCACTTTTCTGCTTTCCTTTGTAGTATCAGATATAGATGAGACAGCTCAAGAATTCCACAGCTGGCAGGATGCAGATGTGGAATTCTAGTTCTGTCTCATCATTTTTATAGTTATTAATCCCaggcatattaaaggggttctccgggaattaagaaaatgaaaatactgaaatattattttattataaatataatctcaaatacattttattagttataatgtctGGGcggcaatcatcaggggaaacaaaatggccgctgtcccatcagttcacacaaaacctgtcctgatcacacaggaggacaagttactttacagcactgagctaaagagctgcctcatcctcctctctgatctACTTGTCAGAGATTCtgattctgaatacagataagaactttagctgaatgtctggggaatttagttcatgaggagacatgaagtacagagaggatggacaggacagactgtggaaatgtggggctgtggtaatggagaccgtAAACAAGAGCTGcagctcattagccacacctcaccctcctctcatgtctcctcatcttctccattcccagagagattcacctgtattcaggatcatgattcctgacaagcagagcagagaggaggatgaggcagctctttacctcagggctctaaagtaacttgtcctcttgtgtgattaggacaggttttgtgtgtactaataggaccgcggccattttatttcacctaatgattgctccccagacaaaacaagccattctaagtaatgaaaggtatttgtgaatatatttattataaagtaatatttaagtattctaATTTTATTATTCCTgatgaacccctttaaccataaaAATGAAGTAGCAACGGAGCCAAATTCTAGGAACTTCTTTTATTGTGGCCAAAGTAACATACAGGAAAACAATAACAttttgaccttaaaggggttgtctgagataattaCCAATCTAGAacattctgtaccagtttgtaacttgtcttgttcatgcttgttgcaattgtctgtattatgtatgtatatccattttcatatgtacagcgccatggaatgaatggtactgtaataatgaataataataacATGCCCTTGATTGTTCTAAAATTAAAAATTGCGCTCTACTTACCGTTTTCTCCAGAGCCATGCTCTATGCCAGGGGTCAGCaatctctggcactccagctgttgtgaaactacaactcctagtattCTTTATTCTCTTCTTAtggaagttctgagaacagcagagcaagtgtgcatgctaagagttgtagtttcacaacaactggagtgccgaaggttgctgaaccCTGTTCTTTGCCATTAGTCCGGCCAATGTCTGTTTACAAACTGCAACGGTGACATGCAGGTGTACGGCATGTAACCAATGCAGCCATTTTTTGGCCTCAGCAGTATACTGGCCATCTTTACACAGACAAAACGGAAAACTATAGATAATTCACAAAGatgataagtaatatatgtcagTAGCTCACATGCAAAATTGACGGTAAACTGTAAAATGGTTGTAATTACAAGCACATTgcctctttttatatatattttttggattgtCCAAGATTTTTACATAAGTTTGTCTACTCTCATAGatcactaaaacattatttaaacAACAGCTCATTTTatgatgatacattccctttaatataaCCCTTGGATTCTGTATTACATTTTTGTCTTTGCATGGTCAGGCAAGGAAACATATCACATAAATTACATTTTACACTTCAAAATATAAATTCTGAAAAGAGCAATGATCTGAGTTACTGCATCAAGCTTAATTTCATTTATGCTGAAGTTTTATTCAAATGAGATGACCCCTTGTCAAGAATCACGCAGTACATTTCCAAAATAAATTGAATTATACAAAGTATTTTCCTGTTTACATGGAACTTTTTCAGTATGCTGCTTGTTGCCTTATGTTTTTCATTTAGCAAATAAAATATTGTAACCATGCTCATAAAAATCATAATGTCAACATATGCAGGAATTCTTCGAAATTGACTTGGTTACCATATTTGTTATTAACATGCAATAGAAAAACAAggacaaaaaaatgcattaaatagTTATATGATGATGGTAAAATATATTTCTTCTGAATTTATTTGAAATGAAAGGCGTAAACTTATAGAACATATTATTGAAGCCTTGTGTGCATCACTGAAAACCGAGAGAAGTAGATGGACACACAGGAGAGATAGTTCACTGATTGTTATAAAGTAGAAATCAAAGACTGGaagaaacattttgaaaaatgggAGGTGAAATCAGATTGCTGTGAGAAATTGCTCCACTTTTGAAGTATTAGGCTCACTACATCTCCCCAAATCTCTTTATAAGTCTTGGTGGAGAATGCAGTTCAAAGATCATCTGTACATTTGGACCCCATTCAGAATGCGGTTACAAATTAAAATGGAGACCATTGACTGTGAGCTATGAACTTTATGTTGTCTTGGACTTTATATTTGCTTTTATACCCAGAAGTATTAGATTGAGTACTGCCACAGCAGAATAGTTATACATTGTAGGGGAGAACCTTGCTACTTTAGTAGATCTAGTAGCATGATATCTCATTTGAACTCCTGACAGTATTTAATGAATTGAACTGGACTTGTGCTTATAATATAATTGTAGGCATACACTCTCTCTGTCCCACTTGAGAGCCACAGTACTGTGTAGATGTCTCAtagtaaataaatgaaaaatccaAGTATATGATCTCTTAATATTTCTCATGGCATGTAAGAAGCTATTGGTGGGTGCAAGCCTGGGCCTCCTCAATTTCCCGAATTGAAGTGGAATAGTGATATATGGAGCACCCTAACCCTTCCAAGTACCCTTATGAAGAGGTTTGTAACTGGAAATCTAAAGCACAATTCTTTAGCCAAAGGTCCAATGATTATGATTAAAATATCTTCTTACATGTTGTTGGGATTTGTGTTTGATATTTAGTGGTGCTTATGATTTCACCTCTACTTGCATTGGATTATAATCTATATCTGGAAAATGTTCATTATACAGGGTTAAACAAAAAACAACTGTTAATTCTTGGCATTTGACCAAAGCTGCATTTTTAGCTTGCACAGTTTCTACAAGGAAGTATATATAATGCTTCTGACCAATCAAAAGACTCAAATATAGAGCAACAGTATAAAGTACACCTCCCTACTTTTCAGACGGTCAAGGAGGGACACTtttggttcattgtgtgaaagataaATTTTTCCTGCATATCTATACACTTCCATAGTTTTCTCTTATGAAATAGAGCAAAAATAATCTGAATataaaaatttctaaaatcccaattgcatcaaataatgaaataacatACAAGATGGGCTTgaatatacagagaggaaccagacaaacactttctgCGTCAATATTGTGAATATAATAATGCAAATGTACATCTCAGATCAAaatgagggacatttaaggagcaaagagggacagaaggacttgggtcaaaaagagggacacttgggaggtctggtaTAGAGTGTGCTATTAAGAAGCCAACCTGTCATAAGCATTCTTTCCTGCCCCTCTTCCTATCTTCCTTCCCTTACCCCCGTCTTTCTTCCCTCGCTTCTTTCCCTCTTCCTTCATTTTTTCCCACTACTTTCCTTAATCTACAAATTCATATTGTTTTGTCTCCATACCTTTTCAATTTTTCCACTATTTCTTCAGTGTCCTTGCTTTTTTTTCTGCATTTCACTGTGTTATTCTCTTCTCTCTTGCTATATTTTTTACAGTACCTCTCCACTTTCAAACTTCATGCTTTCTTTTATACCTATTTCCTCTTTGTGTACTTTCTATCTTTTCTTTTGTATtactatttcattttttttacaattttatactgtACGCTCTACATTTCTATTTCTGTTCTTCCCCTCCCTCACTTTCCTTCTCTTCTTGTCTTTGGTTCTCTGGGCTTTGATGAGTTGATTGTTTGGCTTGGCTCCATACTGGAGGAATTCTGGCTCTGTTCCCCTGTGTTCATTACTCCTCGGGGAGCTCTGAAATGGCCTGCTGCACCAGAAACTTTATTAGAAACAGATGTCCCTCCGTCTGTCCCTCGGGGCTCCGTCTCTTGAAGAACTGGTGCCACTAAGATCCCTGCCATAGAAAAATAAGGAGGGAGATTTGGAGAAACAAGACTGAGGGGGGAGAGTGATTGCAGAAGCtggataaataagaaaaagtaaagGTTATTAAATAGGTGAAATACGTCAGTATCCCTTACGTAATGTAAAGATTCTAAAAAGCAAAGCGTGTAATAAAGCTATGTTCATTCATACAGGCGTCTTAACCCTGCCCATTTTATTGCATGGACAACAGTAGAGGATGCATTTTCTCATTTTTTATTAACAGTTTGTTCATGCCTGTCATGCTCTGTTTAACCTTTATAGAGATAAACTGTTCTAAATCATTGCCCTGGCTTCAGGATGCAGAAACTTTGATAATTTTGGAAAAGGCCTAAAGCCAGCTCCAGCTCCAATACATTCCAAGCCTCTGGGTTATTAAAAAAGCTTTAGACAACTGTTTACTTGTATGCGCAGTATTACTTTTGCTGCAACCAGTGTCAGGAAATGTTGTGCTATATTACTTTGATTGTTGAAGTACACTGAttttactgtgtgtatatatatatatatatatatatatatatatcctattaATTGTGCATTACAATTGCAATGATTTTACTTTTTCTCCTGAATAACTAGGCTATATATAAGAACTTTATAGAACTGTATCCCCATATTGAACACACATGCTCCCAgcacaccttctgcccacaaaaaaACATATAGAACGCTGTTCCTCTTTGCTGTAATTTCTAGGTTTCACAGCCATCTTCACCACAATGTGACTAAACTTATACTGAGCTGGAAGGTCAACCAGACAAACTAGTCACATGCCACTCGTAGACAAGACCAATTACTACTTCTTCCACCCTAACTGTttccaataaaaatataaaagtatggAAACCTTTATAAGACCCCTCATAGGAAATGGAACAAAATATCAACAAagtctatattagtaagtgttatataatcatcttacatacacattggtcaagcATAGCCAGAAAGTGACCAATCCCTTTAAGCATTATACCATATGTAGGTGCCAAGATGTAGCTTGGTAAGAATCCTATAAAGGCTTTTAGAGTATTCTATGTGGTCTTAGGTACCCCTTTCTAGGTTCTGATGGTACGCTGGTTAAGAAATACTGGCTAAGAGCCTATTAGTGCCCTTAATCCTTGAAACCTTGAGTCCATTGCTATGGCAGTGGTTTGCTCCCTTTCACTTACAAAGCAATGTCAAACTAATTGTTGAATTTATGACAGTCGATATAACCAGTTGATAACACAATGTGGTCTAACAAAATGTCCACTTAATAGTTAGAACCATAAAGATGTGTCTGCCAGGCATTGTGTATCGTATACATTCCCCCCCGTTGTACTTTATTTAAAAGTCATGTCTCTTGAATTGGCTGTCATGTCAtaatagaaaaaattatatataagttCGTATCTATGGTCTCACctgcagtttattttcctcagatcTTGCTTCATGGTTGACTTTTAGCTCATTTTCTTTGGGGCAGATCTATGATCTGTGACTACAGCTTAGCTACAATGTCTACAGAGAGTCTAAGGTAGTCCAAGAGACACCTCTCGACTCGTCATTAGTTCAGGCTGATGCTGTTTCCCTCCTCCTGCAGCTCTGCCTCCTCTAATTGACTGTTGTGTATAAACAAGCCTGACAAACAAGCTCATGGGGAAGTCAGTGCATAAAGTGCTGATTTCTATTACATCAGGGGCAAAATTATTATAAAACTCAGATTAGAAGACAATGAATGTAATATTTATGAGCTAATGTACTATGAAAAATCTATTTTTGACAGTATTTTCTGGTGGTTTTTGttttgatgttttattttttttatggggctTGGTAGTTTGTGGGATCCTTGGGAATATGTATAGGAATTTGAATGAGAACTCCAACCTAAAGCTGCAAAGTGAACTTAGGGTGGAGATACCAGTTTTCAATTCCTGAGGACCCTGCTGCTCAGATGTCTTCTCTCTTCTGGGTTTCAGGAGGATCTCCCCACCCCTCCATGCTTCTACCTGATGACAAGTCCTGTAGATATTTTTGAGTATTGTTGCATTTGTTAACTAACAGTAACAATTAGTTTTGGTCTGAAGTCTGATACTTCATATtgtataaagaacaaaaaaaatattgtaaacaTCTGCATCATTATGTAAATTAGATTTCTTGTATGTTTGGAAGTCCTTTAAAATACCAATTAATATGTCTGAATGCAGTTCCTTTAGAGAAACAATGTGCTGAATGTcatagattacattttttttttaaaataggagCATTTTAATATTCTCATTTCtactctctctcttctctctacAGCGGACCCGGTAGTGAGAGTGGATGGAAACCCTCACTGCTGTTATTTTAACTTCAGCCCAAAAATTATGTTCACCAAGGTAGTAAAAGCCCAATTATGGGTTTACCTACGACCTGTGCAGCACACCTCCACTGTCTACCTGCAGATTCTGCGCCTGAAGCCTGTAACAGAAGAAGGCAGCAAGCACATTCGTATTAGATCTCTGAAGATTGACTTACATTCACGTTCAGGCCATTGGCAAAGTATTGATTTTAAGCATGTTTTACAAAACTGGTTCAAGCAGCCACACAACAACTGGGGTATTGAGATTAATGCCTTTGATCCCAATGGAAATGATCTTGCTGTTACTTCACTTGGACCTGGAGCAGAAGGCCTGGTGGGTATTATTTCTTATAGTTtgcaaaaaatatgtaaaatcatattaataattttataataataatttattacattatattatatataaaatagcTTTCATATAAGATAATACAAATATATCAATATAGAAAAtgcatttataataataataataatatatttaaacACCTTGTTACTACCTTTGACATCTTATTCACCCAGAATTACGTAAGTAGAAGAAGTCCAGTATTCGAACATCCATAAAAtccatataattttattttgtcatCTTAAGACCAGAAAACGCAGACTAAATGCACTGCCTATGCTTTCTGGGTCTAAACAGCAGGACCCTTACTCATGGCTTCATAAGTAAGGGTCATACTGACTAGACTCGTAATGCATAGGAAGTGCATTTGTACTGCACTTTCTGGTTTTAAGATAACTATAAAAATTTTATGGAATTTATGAATGTTCGAATGCTGGTCTTTTTCTACTTACATCAttcagataataataataatttaccaTAAGTATTCTGCCAAATGTTTATCCATCTGAAAGTACCTCAGGTGCTATCACCGCAGTCCTAACATGGCACTAAGGAAGGTGATATGTATTGAACTGTTGTATTAGTCCAAGCATTTCAAACTGTTCAGAAAATTACATGATAGGAAACGTTACTTTTAATCTTCTCTTTTTTTCACACTGCTTTATTTTCAAGCATGTTTTTTTTCCTATACAGCACCCCTTTATGGAATTGCGTGTTATGGAGAACAACAAGCGATCTAGGCGAAACTTGGGCCTTGACTGTGATGAGCACTCTACTGAGTCACGTTGCTGTCGCTACCCGCTTACTGTGGACTTTGAGGCCTTTGGCTGGGACTGGATTATTGCTCCCAAACGCTACAAAGCCAACTACTGTTCTGGCCAGTGCGAGTACATGTTCATGCAAAAGTACCCCCACACTCACCTGGTCCAACAAGCAAATCCACGGGGGTCTGCCGGTCCTTGCTGTACTCCTACCAAAATGTCCCCCATTAATATGTTGTATTTTAATGACAAACAACAAATTATTTATGGCAAGATCCCTGGAATGGTTGTAGATCGTTGTGGATGCTCTTAAGACGTTGGCTCTCTGTCCTCTAACTACTCATATTCAACTCTTTTCTTTCTCTCAAGGCTACAAGCAGACCAAAATTTGGTATTGGGGATAGCGTAGTATTTATGCTACCATTCCCTTTATCTAAACCTAGTTAAACCACTAGAGATTTGACACTTTTATGTCTTATTTCTGCCTTTAGTTAAGCTCTTGCAATGACTGCTATCGTCTTTACACCTGGCTAATATGGCATTTCAGTGTTTGGGCCTATTCCTATGTGATTACGAGGAGGAGAAGCTAGTGGCAGCTCAAATCATGATGTGTCATATTGTACTATTATTTAGGCAGCTTACAGTGAAAGCTAATCTTTTTCATTGTGCAAAGCTGCAAATTTAAGGggtttgaaggggaaatatttgCTTTGacgattttttttatcatttcttGCAAGTTGTTGGTTGCAAAATGGGGCTGAAAAGATCTGTTTTGCACTTGACAACTGTCTATTGCATTACACATTTTCTCAGAAGTGCATTGCATGGATTGCTTTGCACTTTACATTCTACCCACTTCCATAACTGCCTTCAAATCACTGGAAATTCCCTCCTACCTTTAAATTTTTGCAACGCTTCCCTTAAAGGGAGACTCCTGAGGAATATTCTCTGGAGGTTGCCTGTATCTACTGCTCTGTGCAATACAAAAGGCAAAGCATAAGCTAAATAAAGAATTCCTTGTAAGTTTCCACTTCTGGCTAATCATGTAATGTCTTTATCCTTTCCCCAGTCATATGCCATATGTAGCATATGCACCAGGAATCCTGTTTGAAAATCGGTGGCAAAGGTCTGGTTCCACAATCAATAGGATAAACTTAAAACTTGAAAATATATTATACTAGAAAGATACTTTGCCCATAAATGTTTTGTGCTTAGCCTGGATTTTCTTCCTATAGGAGTCCAGTGAGTATGAAATGACAAGGAATCATGGTGTTAATGCTTCTCAGGGATTGGGCTAACATCAGATTTGAGTGAAGTTCTTGTTTATCATGCTTTGTAGGACTATGTGATCTAGAGACCACTCATTCCCACTTTTGATCTATCATAACAAGAAAAGTTGCCGTTATTTCAATCCACTTGCACTCATCACTCATCCTTAGTTTTTCTGAACTGAGTTTGTTGTATGTCTAGCTTTATTAAATAGGGCTCCCAAAAATGATAAACCAGGGCACCCATATTACCTGAAGTCACCCAAtacctttaagttgcattaatacaAAATGTTCTTGGTACCCATCCATACTTGCACTTCTATCGTGGGTATTTTAGGACACTGTGGGAAAACAATCATTCCTTTTAGGCAATGTGTGGCAATAAATGAAATGGAAATAAATGGGAGCTGTCCATGTCAACCTCTGTTTGCACCTACCGTAAATGAAAGTATCTTGTAATTTTGACTTCAGTCCAAAATCCCCTATGAACAGACTTTTTTGTCCAaaatctataatatatatatatatatacatatatatatatatatatatatatatatatatacacagttgcaagaaaaagtatgtgaacccttcggaatgatatggatttctgcacaaattggtcataaaatgtgatctgatcttcatctaagtcacaacaatagacaatcacagtctgcttaaactaataacacacaaagaattatatgttgccatgtttttattgaacacaccatgtaaacattcacagttcaggtggaaaaagtatgtgaacccttggatttaataactggttgaaccacctttggcagcaataacttcaatcaAACATTTCCTGgatttgcagatcagacatgcacaatggtcaggagtaattcttgaccattcctctttacagaactgtttcagttcagcaatattcttgggatgtctggtgtgaatcgctttcttgaggtcatgccacagcatctcaatcgggttgaggtcaggactctgactgggccactccagaaggcgtatttttttctgtttaagccattctgttgttgatttacttctatgctttggatcattgtcctgttgcaacacccatcttctgttgagcttcagctggtggacagatggccttaagttctcctacaaaatgtcttgataaacttgggaattcatttttccttcgatgacagcaatccgtctaggccctgacgcagcaaagcagccccaagccatgatgcccccaccactatacttcacagttgggatgaggtttcgatgttggtgtgctgtgcctctttttctccacacatagtgttgtgtgtttcttccaaacaactcaactttggcttcatctgtccacagaatagtttgccagtactgctgtgggacatacaggtgcttttgtgcaaactgtaaacgtgcagcaatgttttttttggacagcagtggcttcctctgtggtatcctcccatgaaatccattcttgtttagtgttttacgtatcgtagattcgctaacagggatgttagcatatgccagagacttttgtaagtctttagatgacactctaggattcttcttcatctcattgagcagtctgagctgtactcttgcagtcatctgtacaggacggccactcctagggagagtagcagcagtgctgaactttctcaatttatagacaatttgtcttaccgtggactgatgaacagcaaggcttttggagatacttttataaccctttccagctttatgcaagtcaacaattcttaatcgtaggtcttctgagagctcttttgtgcgaggcatcattcacatcaggcaatgcttcttgtgaaaagcaaacccagaactggtgtgtgttttttatagggcagggcagctgtaaccaacacctccaatctcatctcattgattggactccagttggctgacacctcactccaattagctcttggagatgtcattagtctaggggttcacatactttttccaactgtactgtgaatgtttacatggtgtgttcaaaaaaacatggtaacagttaattctttgtgtgttattagtttaagcagactgtgattgtctattgttgt
This is a stretch of genomic DNA from Bufo gargarizans isolate SCDJY-AF-19 chromosome 3, ASM1485885v1, whole genome shotgun sequence. It encodes these proteins:
- the GDF11 gene encoding growth/differentiation factor 11 produces the protein MLSQRYPLFFCMLVLSLEFSKSGGESLMEKGALQVETSLGESEEQECPVCMWRKHSKEMRLESIKSQILSKLRLKEAPNITREVVNQLLPKAPPLQQILDQHEFQGDSFQHNAFVEEDEYHATTETVISMAQETDPVVRVDGNPHCCYFNFSPKIMFTKVVKAQLWVYLRPVQHTSTVYLQILRLKPVTEEGSKHIRIRSLKIDLHSRSGHWQSIDFKHVLQNWFKQPHNNWGIEINAFDPNGNDLAVTSLGPGAEGLHPFMELRVMENNKRSRRNLGLDCDEHSTESRCCRYPLTVDFEAFGWDWIIAPKRYKANYCSGQCEYMFMQKYPHTHLVQQANPRGSAGPCCTPTKMSPINMLYFNDKQQIIYGKIPGMVVDRCGCS